A genome region from Amblyraja radiata isolate CabotCenter1 chromosome 4, sAmbRad1.1.pri, whole genome shotgun sequence includes the following:
- the rrs1 gene encoding ribosome biogenesis regulatory protein homolog isoform X1, with protein sequence MAAAAVAVEVLAGVEQQQQQQPVAVEEVLALALAGLEQQAAGDGLHSVRVHKDLELEFDLGNAAAFDTNVPNAGEFRRNPETFLRSLARGNTQLLVNAMWALPVERLPEAVVAKLPEGTTRIPREKPVPKRRPPTRWEEFAKLKGIRKKKKTNLVWDNEQNEWRRRWGYKRVNDPTKEWVIEVPESADPNEDQFAKRTTAKKERVAKNELNRLRNIARTQKIKVPTLGIVPASQPSKSELSKAIHVAKTSTASVGKFQAKLPKEKALRNKAKKRKFQPLIGDFSAEKQNQLELLKVMAGKKPKLDLTKAVNRQLREDEQEQAAKRKKMGPKGKKEHKKQSQKDGKGQRRKPANRKGKGK encoded by the coding sequence atggcggcggcggcggtggcggTGGAGGTGCTGGCGGGcgtggagcagcagcagcagcagcagccggtgGCGGTGGAGGAGGTGCTGGCGCTGGCTCTAGCGGGCTTGGAGCAGCAGGCGGCGGGCGATGGCCTGCACAGTGTCCGCGTGCACAAGGATCTGGAGCTGGAGTTCGATCTGGGGAACGCGGCGGCGTTCGACACAAACGTCCCGAACGCCGGCGAGTTCCGAAGGAACCCCGAGACATTCCtgcgttcgctggcccgcggcaacaCCCAGCTGCTGGTCAACGCCATGTGGGCGCTGCCAGTCGAGCGGCTGCCGGAGGCGGTCGTGGCCAAGCTGCCCGAGGGCACCACACGCATCCCCCGCGAGAAACCCGTGCCCAAGCGACGGCCGCCCACCCGCTGGGAAGAGTTCGCCAAGCTCAAGGGCAtccggaagaagaagaagaccaacCTGGTCTGGGACAACGAGCAGAACGAGTGGCGGCGGCGCTGGGGGTACAAGAGAGTCAACGATCCAACCAAAGAATGGGTCATTGAGGTGCCCGAGTCGGCAGATCCCAATGAGGATCAATTTGCAAAACGTACCACGGCTAAAAAAGAAAGGGTGGCGAAGAACGAACTGAATAGGCTGCGCAATATCGCCAGGACTCAGAAGATTAAAGTGCCAACTTTGGGAATAGTCCCGGCCAGCCAGCCTAGTAAGAGTGAGCTGAGCAAAGCCATTCACGTGGCTAAGACCTCCACGGCTTCAGTTGGCAAGTTTCAGGCCAAGCTACCGAAGGAAAAGGCGTTGAGGAATAAAGCCAAGAAGAGGAAATTCCAACCCCTTATTGGAGATTTTTCTGCGGAGAAGCAGAACCAGCTAGAACTGCTAAAAGTCATGGCAGGCAAGAAACCAAAGCTAGACCTCACAAAAGCTGTAAATAGGCAGCTTCGTGAAGATGAACAGGAGCAGGCAGCAAAGCGAAAGAAAATGGGCCCAAAAGgcaaaaaagaacacaaaaaacaAAGCCAAAAAGATGGAAAGGGACAACGTCGAAAACCTGCTAATAGAAAAGGAAAGGGGAAATGA
- the rrs1 gene encoding ribosome biogenesis regulatory protein homolog isoform X2: MAAAAVAVEEVLALALAGLEQQAAGDGLHSVRVHKDLELEFDLGNAAAFDTNVPNAGEFRRNPETFLRSLARGNTQLLVNAMWALPVERLPEAVVAKLPEGTTRIPREKPVPKRRPPTRWEEFAKLKGIRKKKKTNLVWDNEQNEWRRRWGYKRVNDPTKEWVIEVPESADPNEDQFAKRTTAKKERVAKNELNRLRNIARTQKIKVPTLGIVPASQPSKSELSKAIHVAKTSTASVGKFQAKLPKEKALRNKAKKRKFQPLIGDFSAEKQNQLELLKVMAGKKPKLDLTKAVNRQLREDEQEQAAKRKKMGPKGKKEHKKQSQKDGKGQRRKPANRKGKGK; the protein is encoded by the exons atggcggcggcggcggtggcggTGGAG GAGGTGCTGGCGCTGGCTCTAGCGGGCTTGGAGCAGCAGGCGGCGGGCGATGGCCTGCACAGTGTCCGCGTGCACAAGGATCTGGAGCTGGAGTTCGATCTGGGGAACGCGGCGGCGTTCGACACAAACGTCCCGAACGCCGGCGAGTTCCGAAGGAACCCCGAGACATTCCtgcgttcgctggcccgcggcaacaCCCAGCTGCTGGTCAACGCCATGTGGGCGCTGCCAGTCGAGCGGCTGCCGGAGGCGGTCGTGGCCAAGCTGCCCGAGGGCACCACACGCATCCCCCGCGAGAAACCCGTGCCCAAGCGACGGCCGCCCACCCGCTGGGAAGAGTTCGCCAAGCTCAAGGGCAtccggaagaagaagaagaccaacCTGGTCTGGGACAACGAGCAGAACGAGTGGCGGCGGCGCTGGGGGTACAAGAGAGTCAACGATCCAACCAAAGAATGGGTCATTGAGGTGCCCGAGTCGGCAGATCCCAATGAGGATCAATTTGCAAAACGTACCACGGCTAAAAAAGAAAGGGTGGCGAAGAACGAACTGAATAGGCTGCGCAATATCGCCAGGACTCAGAAGATTAAAGTGCCAACTTTGGGAATAGTCCCGGCCAGCCAGCCTAGTAAGAGTGAGCTGAGCAAAGCCATTCACGTGGCTAAGACCTCCACGGCTTCAGTTGGCAAGTTTCAGGCCAAGCTACCGAAGGAAAAGGCGTTGAGGAATAAAGCCAAGAAGAGGAAATTCCAACCCCTTATTGGAGATTTTTCTGCGGAGAAGCAGAACCAGCTAGAACTGCTAAAAGTCATGGCAGGCAAGAAACCAAAGCTAGACCTCACAAAAGCTGTAAATAGGCAGCTTCGTGAAGATGAACAGGAGCAGGCAGCAAAGCGAAAGAAAATGGGCCCAAAAGgcaaaaaagaacacaaaaaacaAAGCCAAAAAGATGGAAAGGGACAACGTCGAAAACCTGCTAATAGAAAAGGAAAGGGGAAATGA